Sequence from the Plasmodium malariae genome assembly, contig: PmUG01_00_1, whole genome shotgun sequence genome:
ATTCTAAtcgtatatacattatttattgttaattGTGTTTTGGTATTTTTTCAGAAGAAAcatagttaaaaaaaatattattaatttaaaaaatttatttgattattttttgactggcataaatatcatttaatgttattaatataacgTGTAAcagaaatgaataaaatatgcgaaaatatataattaaaaaatataataaaataatttattattattattatttcatcaatgaaaataaaagtaattgatatatattttattttaaaacgtAATACATGTTTTGCATAAATTGTTTcattatgttttaaatataattcgcaacatatttttatgatgtaggaaatataaggaaaaaaattcgTCATCATTATTTATAGTGTTTTAAAGGAGAATTCTTTGGtttaatttgaaatattGCTTTATGCTGAATAATTCATAgtacacatttatatttaatatacatataatactgATATTTGAAAGtccatataataaatggaaACTATAGAATTACATAATAActtaatatttcaaatttagtgttatgttaaaattaatatatatagcaaaaacatttttataataataaaatacatactCGTTTATAAATAGGAGcactataattatttactttttgttaataaatattttttctttgtaatTAGATAtctataatttatattatatttactaatTTATAAGAATGTTTATtacgtattttattttttaataaaaataagtcaaaaatgatatatatatatatatatatttttataaaatctaAATGTAACTAAATAGAATGattaataattctatatatttgaacatggaaagtttttatttctagatgaatataatcattatattttgtatgcagaacacatatttttctgcatgtttttttaaataattatatagtatAAATAGTTAAACATTTTAGTACATAATACagattataattatataacttAAATACGATTTGTTccattatgtattattaatggTGTTTTATGAAATgatcaaaataaattagaattttaaaaagaaatatagtGTTTTATATGAGTTCACTTTATAAGGAAATTgcacttttaatttttattttatttatatcattatttaaaatacttaTTTTGTGAGATAATGCTAGTACTACTACAATTATATGTTAAAGAACATTTAATATGCTATTCTTactattacatatttattttcagcTTATAATAAGTATAGGAAAATGCATAACATTTCAACAGATTAAAATCcattataaattacatatatatgtaattctGTAACAATGTTTAttctttgtatatttatcatatttttaagtataataGACAATTTAAGAGAGAAAgaaatgaatttttatttgttattataaaaattataaatgatttatgatttatgtattatatttttaataaagtgaaatgaataaaattcaTTCATAAACGaaagcatttatatatttatgcaatttatttttttttttaatttatatgaagGTATATTAATACGGGTGTcctcatataaaaaatataatgaaatagatAGTGACAGCAAAACataagtaatattaataataaatgtaataagttatatataattaacaaaaatatgaagaatttttgtaaaaaagttTCAacaaacttaaaaaaattatctattACGAATAAAGAGGAAAATTCTTAGCACGTTGCTCTTATTCCTAGTAGTTCTCTTTCGATATCATAATGAAACATTTggtattaatagaaaaaaagttGGTAATTAAAATGATACTAGAAAAGTTTTTACGGAAgtaaatgatattaatttaaaatatttataagatGCATCATATTACTTTTACATTAATATCATTAACACTAAAGGATAGAATGAACAGAAATATTTGCATCaacctttttaaaaattatgatcatataattaaatatactaataaaaatagtaagaataataattgtaatatgAATTTCAAGTACTTTACttatattaacaatttaTATAGAAACTGCATAAGGGAATAACATACTGGTTTTAAGAGacaaaatttaatttgtaaagaaaaatgttaaaattattttaaatgtaatataatacattatcCATATAACgtcttataaaaaatggtaCGAATAAATTAAAGATCCATTGAAAGCAAAGAAATAATGTTTGAAGCTACACTTATTAAGCTGGGTGTTCTAAAAAGTAAAgaatgaaattttaaattaattataataagaacgttaatataaaaagaaaaaatagcgATGGATTCTTTTTACACTGTTGTTTCATTTGAATATTCACTGcttgtatttttcttttatttttctattctaCTAAGAATAACatctgtttatatttataaattaaatgtataaatatatgtatgtaatttttaataaaaatttataattgtaaaacagattaaatatatatatgttgtgttgttaatgtgtatattagtttaatttttttggaaaatgtTTTAGTTATAGACTcttcaaaaatgaaaaacgtatatataatattcaacAAGTAcagaggaaaaaatattaaagaaagctccaaatatattttatagtaattctaaaaaaaataaaatatggatATCTCATTATTCTACATAAGACCATTAGGACTAACTTAGAAAAAACGTATCAAATGTATCAAAACATTGTTATgcatattacaaaaattgatttattcttaaatatatataataagtaaagaaaataaaaaaaatatatatatgtaaacaattaataattttaatttgtttgtTTCAAGTTTAACTTGTATATTCTGTTTTTGTATAAAGGAGAaacatattcatttatattgttttttagtatttaaagtaatatgattgttctataatttttactttaaatgacttatttaataatatgaaaattttatatttcaagtttaaaaaaataaatactacTTTCtgtgtttaaaaatatattgtttttttattgtcGTATAAACTACAAAAAATGTGGagtatttataataacaaattcTGTTCTTTTTATGAAGTCGGAAAACGattgaattttatatttttatatgcttTACAAActgaatatatgaaatacaaataataaaaatagtaacataaatgtaattataaatatatgattattatatagAAGTTATATTATAGCTTATGAATTAAATGCATGATTTTGTCAAAATGTATTGAACATacaatatatagaatatgtattatattgtaCAATTATAACTTGTTATATAGGTATAAAtgattttaaataattattaatttttgataattttttattcagtAATTTTCGGTAACTTTAATACaatttacatatttctatataattttttgttgaGTACAGCATTTTTTTGAGGAACGTCAGTTATAAGTGaataatatgatatttaGGAATGTTATTTAAGAATTAACATGTAAACAGTATTttgaatgtatatttaattagtgtataatatataatgaatatatgatttttgtgttttatttcactttttacgcttatatttatatttattcttcttTACTATTTCCAATATATCCATTTAGAAATGGTGCTAAAAATAGACAAACACTTTGGATATAAGAAGAAatctattttaaatatatatgtggaaaaaaaaaaatttatatatataaaaattgaataaaagTAGGTTATATgttcttaaaaattaaaaagggtATTCGTAGATATGTTTTTTTCAGAAAACactaaagaaataataataatataaaaagctCAGACAGAGTGTacttaagaaaatatatatataaattataattcgAAAGATTTGatttatattagaaatagataataaaattattagtaatatatgaaaaaatgatttcTGTTTGACCTAGTAATATTTAATGGATCATAACTAAccgaatatatatacaaaaaagaatttaagaaatattttgaaatataaaagcgattgaaatatatatttaaaattgtagtttgcttatacattttttaatagataATTGAATGAGAtggaatttataaaaattatttttttttatgtttatcaGAAGTTTATAAAGGATTATtgtgtatattcatatactCTATTGATgctttaaaaatagtaaaatttaaaattatattaatgtattagaaatacatttaatatattaaacaaatagaaaaacgctttaattttttttcatttgattaGTAACAAAAGCTGAAAAGTAATAACTAtacttaataatttaaaagtcAAGAGCGaaaaatctttttaaatatatttatattaatatatatataaatatgtatactaTATGAATGTGAAAACTGAAAGTgaaagaataattatattaattttgtgaTATACATTAGGATATTGTCTATTATACAGCAtactaaaaatttaaagattttacatatatttttctaatatattattttttagaaaattaatTTGCTTACACAAGTTAACATCAATTTATTGTCATATAgttattataaaacatttagagtgttatatttttataattatctaTATTCACTATATTcaacaaataatatgaaatataaatatttctacacttatagatatatttcatctatatataatttatttttgttatacaAGAGTTAACACCAAATATATGATTTggaatattaattatttatatattaatcgaaaatatatgtactatTACCTTCTCAATACAGTTGtcaaaaagtaatataaagcattaataattttcctaaattatattatatgttattttatatattatattttagtattttttatctatttccTTTTGTGttctaaattatattatttaaaataatttttttattgtaagtttttttttttaattataataatttataaagatGTTTTTTTgctgcatttatttttttatgctttttttttaaatgatcaTTACTGAAGaacttataaatttataatttttaaaaagaaagaaaaataaaaaatatataaattttttgattctaaaatataatatatcttattttagatcttattttagtattaaaataaaatacatttatttaaattatataaaaactttaGCATTCCTTAAGTAATAATAtggtatgaatatataaaagagtTATATTGgatacaaatttttaaaacatcaaaattttgtttgcgtattaaattttataatagaattatttatttaatatataaacgttCATCATATTGTAGGTATATAATGCATGTTAGATTATAATTGgtgctataaaaaaaattttgtattttttttttttttccgtgcattgtatattattatatgctatgcaataatttatttttttttaattatttaataattttttaaaaggtataaaatgtaaaatatactaaactgttattagaaaatgaagaaaaaatatttaataattatatttttaatatgtgtTAATGTACGCAttcaaataaacatattctttctattctaataaaataaaatgtgtaCGCACCAAACAAggaatttcattttttgttttttctgaATAGTATTTATATCAAAAACTTAGAATTGTTCTGTTAGAATATTAgcttatatatactttttaagcATGTACGAATAAAATTAGTTTCACCaggaattattaatttatgtctttgtttttcttgtaaataaattcattggtaatattaacaaaaatatttttaaaatcatcttctcttatttgtatattatatttatattttatttatgtagtttaatattagttaaaaataaaattaaataaccAAGCAAATGaccttatatttttaatatatatacttagcAAAATTAACAACCTTGTTAATACAacttttaatgttttttaattatatatttttatcttaataaatattaaaagttatGATATTTTATGAAGTCacattcttttctttatatgACATAAGCTTGTATTTAACTCTTGTTGGTTCAGATTCAAGTTATTAGAagtatatattcaaaaattgataattcaattttaatttgtaatGGTTACATACATGGTAGACAATTAATTTGCTAATTATGAAGTTTTACCAATCaaggaaaaaatacatttattatattttgattacACTTGCATAACAgtgtatttaataatatgatatacgaattaatttaatatttattacaaaataaatttgtaacaaaaataaaaatttctttttattccaaatattattatgcaaatatattagtGAACTAAAGTTATTAAgatttagtatattttatataggaATTACTtcatagttttttttttttttttatattactgctaaattatatatatatatattaaaaaatgaaaaattgaataatatccttaaatttacaaaatttgcatttataaatgttaatataaataatatataattaaaaattattccaattaaaaattatatagtagccataaaatataaattcttatTTGCGTTTAAAGTAAGTATTTTTTGTGGATTAGTTCCTatgttgtatattttatttttaaaatatattattgtccataaaataaatgcataaatttatgtattaacTAATGTATCAGCTATCAAAAATATGATAGAAATGGTCGTACATATTATAGTTTTCTTCATttgttactactattattatattgttataataattaataatttaataggTTTATCAAGTTttccaaaaatataattcttatgttaaaaatattaatagaaaagtatcaataaaaacagtaatatttcttttaaatatagagcaaagcattatttatattctctACGTTCTCTATATACTCAATATTTCGATATAttaagaattaaaatatattgttttttattttgttttgaaaataattaataaatatttacttaatatactgtattaaattaataatttacatgttttgtatatttattaattaattaaaataacttcattttaattaattttatttttatgtacatatagttaagataaaaaatttataatatacatttaaatttaaatatgattATCTCAGttgtaagaaaaattatagttatatagttttcattatgtttttactaaaaaatatgaaaaacagattaaataaaaagtaattgtatatttcatttttaaaagagtaccatattttgttaattatattcttaCTTGGTGTGTTTCTATATTAAAGTTCtatataatggaaaaaaaaataaagtcacagttatttattaaaattccTAAGTTTACCCTTTTAAGTTggatatgttatatttacatCTATATGGTacgatattattatttaaatatatttgtgttattcttgtttttttttgttttatttttgtaattactttttttagtgtgatattatttatttttttgatattcattactttttttgattttttagagtacatttaataaatacttggatgaaaattacatttatagTAGAAAAATTCATGGAACAACATATCGTATACtgtcaaaatataaacaggataaatattcaaatgcCTTAGTTTTAAAAGAGGAAATGACAAATAATggaatgaagaaaaaaaaagatatatctaataatatGGAAGGGTACACTGGAAAAAGAAAGCATTCAAATGGAACTCCATTAGAATTTAGAGGAAACTGTAAatcatatatgaaaaaaaacaattgtatgtttgaaacaaaaaaatattcccactttgaaaaaaaaatattcaaagaaatGGATTTTAtggattttcttaaaaacaacAAGACAATTAGTAATAAGTcttacagaaaaataatacgtaaaaaatgCGTACAACTATTTGTTTTACctttattaatattctttttgttaTCAGTACTTCTCATAGTAGATTCATCATGGAGTTTTGCAGATGGAGATAAAGGGTTGTGGGGTACAATAGGATTTTcggatattttaaaaaaatggggACAAAATGATGAGTGGTTGAATGCAGTATATGAGTCTCTGAAAGATGCAAAATGGTTTTGGAAGCCCATTGGAATCGCGTCTGAAAATAGCAGTGAATTGGCTGTAATATTAAGATTATTTAGAATCCTAATATATGGCTTACCGTTTTTAATATTAGGTATAACACTTATATCAAaggttttttattatcataaaaaagttaaaaaatatgaaagaatAAAGTTCAGacaaagataaaattaataatgagttacataatttttctgtaataaaataatcaatGTGAActaataattacaatatatataaatatatataataagcaTATCAATAATTGCTTAATTCTTGTATATGAACATACAGATAAgggaattttttataaacaagttaaaaaaattctatcttagtttttttgtgaatcagaatgttttaatatatttctatctGTAGTTTTAATTATTGTTTGAGctttaatgtaaataatggCTTCGggtatattaatgtattccTGTAAATTCGTATAAGTATATGTTTTtgtacattattattactatataaaaagataatcTATACAATTTTATCAACATATTGTGctgatttatattttaactataataggatttctttttatttgatcTCTTTCTAATCTAAAATGGTTATTTGTTGATATATTTAGATAAATGTTTAATtagatttatattaaaaaaggatgtattacatttttcatttaacaaataaatgtgAACGCATATTGTTGTattgatacatatatattatataaggaaacatttaatatttattatatatataagtttattaataatgtgTTATAgaacttatttatttaaacgtCCTTTTAacaaacatttattttttttttaatggtttaaagagaaaatatagatatacattaaattattatttttattaaatatttttttgtttagaATCGATTAACTTagcatttatacatatgacCAGTTAATGTAGTGCTAAACACTTTTCATTTCTTATAATTGcgcttaattttataaaattacttaaatatatattatattgaatatttatacatatttcaagtttatatttattattttttattttttacgatataaaatgataatattaatgaattaaatatacttatatattaatagataatatgaattatttttattttttttttgcctttcataatagtaaaattgtaaatatatcaatACCTCACTAAAAAAGTGAATTATAGTTAGGTGTCatggataaatatatatttgttctgCATTCATCTAATAATTtgcaaataatattttatatttatgtcctttttttttatgtctaaaaatatatcaattgaagagttattattattttaaaggtgtaaaaaaaatatatatttaaattatattgacAAATAccaatacatttatatttataatgtaaatttttagataaaatattattaaaagaagcattatttttttattgataattaatatgcatattatatttttttttttaattagatatgttttattttagctttattaaaaaaatttcaatattttattgtaaaagtttttattaaataagtataataattttatattagaaatattaataaattactgtttaaaaaaaaaaggaaaaaatctattaaaatttcctttgtaaaagtaaaaatatttttattacattttagaCAATAATactgaaggaaaaaaatgaattagtCTAATTGCATACTATGCTGAACATATTACcatctaaaaataaaatatattaggatacataataaatttataagatagcattaaaagaaagaatattGGATCTAGAGGTGAATGCTGATATAATAAGATATTTATActactacatatatatagtagcataattcatttattgtgtaaatatatattaaggacaaaaatatattttttataaggaacttaatatatttgtatattactGCTTAATTGAGTAaaatcataaataatttaaaaaaatatgatttatttttaaaagaaaatactaaaatattgtttagaaataataaatatagaaaaaacaaaaaacttgtatttatatttaaatttttaagagGAATATATGAGGTagagaatttatttttcataaataatctcataatacgtatatatttgtttttaaacattttaaaaatggaatGGCTTATACTTTATATGGCAATATTTTATGTGATATAAAACGTTAAATACCGAAATCCTTGTAACATAAAAAGATAGATAAGGAGGTTGAATATATGTTGAggtaaaagtataaataatgtaaaactataaaaatataatgatattaat
This genomic interval carries:
- the PmUG01_00010400 gene encoding fam-l protein; translation: MEKKIKSQLFIKIPKFTLLSWICYIYIYMSTFNKYLDENYIYSRKIHGTTYRILSKYKQDKYSNALVLKEEMTNNGMKKKKDISNNMEGYTGKRKHSNGTPLEFRGNCKSYMKKNNCMFETKKYSHFEKKIFKEMDFMDFLKNNKTISNKSYRKIIRKKCVQLFVLPLLIFFLLSVLLIVDSSWSFADGDKGLWGTIGFSDILKKWGQNDEWLNAVYESLKDAKWFWKPIGIASENSSELAVILRLFRILIYGLPFLILGITLISKVFYYHKKVKKYERIKFRQR